A window of Strigops habroptila isolate Jane chromosome 5, bStrHab1.2.pri, whole genome shotgun sequence genomic DNA:
GCAATCTCAGCCTTACAGGGTATTACTGATACAGGGCAGGTGGCCTTGCAAGGCTCTACCCTGCAAGAGTTGCTTCAACTCCTGGTTCCTCTTGGTCGCATATTATTTACTTTACACACTCCAAGACAAATCATTCTACTTTAGCCTTGATTCCTCTGCCTGGCTCCAGTTATCTACAGACAGTCTTTCTTGCACGGAGACAGTTTCAATAGCAGAGCAACATGTTTTACACACTGGTTTTGTGCTGTCACAGCATCCCACTCCCTCAGCTGCTTGATTACAGGTCTTTGCCCTTGAAGTGTTCTTGGTGTCCTACAAAGGCCGTAGCTGGCTACACAGCCTGGCTCTCCACAGGACTTCATGCCCACAGCGGGTTTCCTCTGTGGACAGACCAGCATCCAGTGCCACAACAAACCATTCGTTTCTTAACTACTTGTGTTTCAAATACACTTGGATCCATACTCCTGTGCAGCCTGCATTGAGGATGTGTGTTTAGAAGCGAGAAAGGCATAACTTCTTGTGCACTTGTACTACATCTTCCCATGGGATCAACACCCCAAACAGTAGGACAGGGTAGGAAACAGATTATGCCTTCTGTTACAACAGCAACACACACTGTTTCTAGCTCAAGTTCAAGCACCTGAGCTAGAATTACCCATGAGGATACTGCTCTTACTGCATCCCCCAAGGCAaacagctgcagcatctgctgatCTACAACTCTGTaacacatttgttttgttaagaaaaaaaaaagacccaactACCTTCTGTTATGGTCTTTAGACAACACAGGCCATAGCtcaaaagtaacttttttttttaatgggaatcAAAAGGCAATCTTCTGTTCCCAAGAAGGCAATCACTCAGAGAAGCCTTTCTGTGTcatcttttccaaactaaagtATTTAAAGCCTATCACCACCCAACAACAACAATTTACATTAGTATCTTTCTAGAGAAGTTACGGGCTAGAGCACTGACATGAGTCAATGCCCAACCGAGTTATGATACTCTACTTGCATCTACTAGATAAAACAGATATGCTGGGGTGAAAGGCATCACCTCCAGAGACATTTAagcatttgtgttttcaaaagccCAACCAAAGTGCTGAATACCTCAGTTGCACACTGCTACTACTGCCAACATTTAAGCTAGCACTAGTACTGTTTTGCCATTCTAACTGGTAAAACATTGCAGCACAGGCCAATCTTTAGTcataagcacagaaaacagagagaggcATTTATTTGGGGTGTGCGTACTCACATCCTgagaaaaaccaaccaagatGATGCCTTCACTTAACCGAGGAGCAAGAAACAGTAGAGGACACAACCTGATCTTAAGAAGGTAGCTTGCTTTCTACAGTCTCCTTTCACTGACGTACCTTAACAGCACATACAAAGCCAGGAGATGCACTAAGATACCACATCACACCTTGCAGAAGTTTTCCTGTAGTAACCAGGGCTGCAATACCTGCCTGAACATGCCCTTGTACctaaaagcaacagaaagctCATTCCTTCAGCAACTACATTATGTACTCAGACAAGGAGCTTTAACCTTAGCTGCCTGTAGAAAAGACTACTAAAGCTAATACAAGGTACATGTCTCAGCTAGTGAGATGCCTTAgggaataaacaaaacaaaacaaagcccttGAACATAAAAGCTCAGGCATAACAAGGGCAAGAGGCCACAGGTAACGGAACAGCTGAAGTCAGCACACAAAGCCAGCATGGAAAAACCTCAAAAGCACTCACCAAAACATCGGGTTCTTtctcaaagcagcaaaacactaTTAGTAACAGAGCTGTAGATTTTAAAGTTACAGTCTGAATAGCATGGAGAAAAGCCCACCACTAAGCACTTTAGTGATGAGccctcctttttctctgttttgctcCCAGCTCCTTGCTCATGCTCAGCTACAAGCACCTAAGCTGGAGGTATTTGTACTCACTGCTCATTCAATAGGTTGTAATTAAGCAAGAAGCCGTACAAATGGCTCCCATCAGCACTATTATAAGCACCTGCACTGTTGTGTGCCTCCACAGTGCGAATCCCCACACAGGCTTGAAAAGGGGGACTGGGGCTGCAAGGTCAGCTCCTCACCACTCAGCACAACTGCTGCAGCCGAGCGTGTTCCCTGAGGATGCTTAatgccatgctgtgctgcaggtgatCTCAATAGCTAAAGACCTACAAATCACTCTTTAATTGCAAACCCTGTTGCCTGCAATTAATTGCCTGGCTTCTGTGAATTTATAAAAATGACCTGTTCAGGAAGCCAACGGTGAATCTAATACATAAAATCATTGGGAAGCAGTAGGATGCAATGGTGCTTTTCAGTtggcttttgccttttctctggTGAAATTTGTGGCTAGTTGGgtgggagcagctgctgcagtgagggTATGTGGGGATGTGTATGCTGAAAGCAGCAATAAAcgtgcagatgaggccctcagtgacatggtttagtggcagtcttggcagtcctgagctaacagttggacttgatgaccttagAGGTCTTTTTCAATCTAgttgattttgtgattctatggttctaacAGGAGTTACTAGGAAAAAAGGTCCAAAGAGAGATCTTTAAGTCACGAAGGACAACTCCAGtctctatttttttaaggataCGGGATGTAATGTAAGTCTTTGGAGATACTTTGGAAGTATCTGGTGGCTAAGGCCAGAGACAAGTATTCGATGGATGCCAGGGAAGGTCCCTAGCTGCTGAGCAGCCACGCTCTGTTTTGTCCCCACTCTTTAGAGGCTCCCTGGGAGCAGTGCGAGGTGTTCCAGGTGAGAAGGCACCACGAGTCCCGCCGCCTCCACCAGCAGGTACCGTGCACTTCCATGCCCATGACACCACGGCAGAGGGACGGAAGACGCCGGGGGACGAGGCCTGGCGCCACATTGCCTTCGCCTCCCCGCCGAGGAGCCGGGtccccgggcccggccccgtTTCCATGGCGACCGGCGCCCCGCCAGCCGGATGAGCCATAGAGGAGTCCTCCTCCTCCGGCTAGATGGACCCCGGCGCGCGCCGGGGGCGGGACTAATGCAAATGAGGCAGCCTAAACCTCGCCGCGCGGTGCCCTCACACAAGATGGCGGCCGGAGCGAGCGGCTTCACTTGCCAGGACATAAGATGGCGTCGGGCCGGAGCCGGCCCAGCGGCGGGGGTCGGGCGGCGCGCATGCGTGGATGTGCCGCCGGGCGGCGGAACGGCGGGGGCAGCGCCGGTACCGGAGGCAGGTAGGAGGCGCGGGTACCGTATCCCCCCCATGCCGGTGCCGTCGGGGCGGAGCGGCGTAGGGGACACCCCCCTCAATGCAGTGGGGCAGTCCGGCTGGGGTGGGGATTCCCCCCTATAACGGGGCTGCGTGTGTGGGGTGAGGCgttcccccccatccctgcattGGTAGAGCCCTGGGGCGTGCATCCCCCCGTTACTCTGGACGGTACCATTTGGGCCAGGGGTGTGCGCTCCCTCCCGGCTGTCAGTGCCTGCGGGCAGCGGCCTCAGCGCTTGTTTCCCCGCTGTGGAGCCGGCAGCGATTCGCCTCCCCACGTCCCTCTCCTCGCAGCGTCCCGGCAAGGAGAGGTGTCCCTGGCATTGCCCCGCTGGAGGTGTGGAGCGGGGCTCTCCTGCCGTGTCCCTGTCACACCTGACAGCACAACCCTAAATGGACCGTCCAGTGCCATGGAGCATGAGCGGGATCCCAGCGACAGTGGCTGTGCCCGGCTGGACCTCCCCTCAGCATGGGGACCCTGCGGATGGGGCGCTGCCGTGACACCCCTGCTTGGGCTTGTGTTCTCAGTGGCCAAAGAAATGGCATCCCCTTCTCTGGGTGGCATCGCCTGGCTCCCTGCGCTCCTGTCCTGCTCATGGGATGTCGGATGCTTTAGCCGGGGACCTAGGGGTGTTTTTTAAACCTAAATGCTACAGAGATCTCTGATGGCCACTACAGCCGGGCTTCCCTCAGCCCTTGCTTAGTGGTGCGTGGccctgtggctgcagctggggcaCCGGGGGGGCTTTGGCTTTCAAGGGTTTGCAGAGGTGATGGGTCTCCCCAGTGAGAAGATGGAGATAGGCAGTAGAAACTCCTGGTTGCTGCACTTGGGCACAGTGGTAACAAGTTTTTCTCACCTGATGCTACCTATTGAGTCTTAACAAGGGCAGGCAGTATCTGTGCAGCAATCCTGTCTTCTAGCTTCTATAATTCCAGTCTTGGGAGGTTGTGTTCAATCAGGGTTTCATAAGTACTTCCAAACTCGTAATTTGTGGGCAGAGTTACCTGGCAATGGTTCCTGTACCAGTCCTGTGAAGTCCACTACAGGGTTAGAGCTTGTAATGACAGTAATATCATGGGGAAACAGTTTTTAATACATCCAACACACTTTCCTTACGCTGTAAAACAATTGTTTAAGAAAGGGATGCCATGTGCTGCCTTACCAAGTTCCAGGGCTAGGAGATCTACACATTTACCTCTATTGATGAACCTCGTAATCTCATTAGGGAATGAGATCTGATTTAATGAGATTGCTCTGCTGGAACACAGCTTTGCACAAACTACCAGCTGGCTTAAGATGTTAAGTGTCATTTGTGTGGCAGTTCATCACTTTACTGATGTTACAGTTTACGTGTATGAGCTCTGCAGGAGCGGTGGAAGAACCTGATGGAAACACATGATTGCCTGGAATAAGAAGAGTGTCACCAAACCTCTCACGATATGGAGGCATCTGTGATTGTTGAATTGGCAAACAGTACCAGGAAACACCCTCATGGCCTCTTCGAAGTGGTCTGTTTCCGTGTCTGATCCGGGTGGTATCAGGTTTTCAAAGGCTTCATTGCTTTACCTTTCAGATACCAGGCTGCTGTTGGGGAGTCTGTTAATGTTTCACGTGGGACATGTTTGGTGTTCCTTCAAGAATCTCTAGTGGATTATCTGAGGAAACATGGCGTTAGGTTTTCAGAAGTAGTACATGGAGAAACTGAGAGTCTTGGAAATGTATTTATCTCTAAGAGGGTGCACAGGGTCGAAGTTTGGTCAGAGGAGCCTAAATTTTGTGGAGTATGTGTCTAGGTAGGAGCTTTCCTGGGACAGGAACAGGattttgagacttttttttgtCTAAATGGAGGGACCATTTGAAGGGACCAATGGAGGGAATGAAACTTTCAGTTTCATTGTGAAATAGCTCTGTGGAGGGATGTGCCTTCTTGCTGAACAGAGTCCTGCCAGAATCTAAGCAGCTCCATGGGGTGAGGTGTCTGTGCTTTGGAGGTACCATGtgcagggtgggaaggagcGTGCTGAGCCTGGGCTGTGCTCACAAAACAGGCTTGTCACTGATGGATAAGCCTGACCAGATGAAGACATCTGTGACTGAACATGTCACTTGTAAAGTCTGTGAGGAATTGGTGTGCCCAGCACCAGGCACTGCGCTGGGACAGGTCACGGCATCAGCTGTTCCATGGGTGCAGCTTCCCTGTTCGTGGCGCTGGGCTGTCAGCAGCCCAGTCCTGTCTGGCCATGACGAATGTCTGGAAATAGTGTCCCCTCTCGGGTTGCTTCTCCAGCCGGTGCATTTATTGTGTTGCAGATGCAGACACACAGAGCTCGTGTATTTTTCTGGCCCTCTGCTTCAGCTGGTAAGCCATACAAAATCCAGAATATGCAGCTGAGGCAGCGTAGTGACGGCTGGAGCAAGCACAGACCTATCATGAAGTATTACTTGGGATATTCCAGCCTGCATTACCCACATGGTGGGGAATGAACGGGAGGGTCATCCTGTTACTGCGGTCAGGTTTGCAGATGACTATAGCAGGTTCCTGAGTGACAACTTCAGCATATAGGAATTGTCTGGCCCTGCTTAAAAGACAGGCTTGGGCCAAGAGTCACATACAAAGCTCTGCTGCTAGCTCAGTACAACTGACTTCAGCTGTGGAAGGCTGGAGCTCAGCCTTGTTGCAAGGCCAAAGGGTTGCCAAATTGCCATGGGACACAATGACTTGTGAATCCAGCTGTGAGCTGGCGAGGAAGTTAGAGCAGATGTTGGAGCCCCAAACTGTGGTGTGTTTCCAGCCGCCGTATGCCAGCACTCAAACAAAACCGGTTCTTTCCTGGTAGCCACTATTCAAACATCCTTCTCAAAAAGATAACATCTGCAAACGTCACTGGCAGGAGCCAGATGTCAGATGCGGAGGTGGAAGGTTCTCAAATAAAGGCTGGTTGCTTTCTAATTTACAAGCTTGCTGCTTTATGGCTGTGCCTTAGAAGTTCAGTGTGAATGAATGACAGCTgttccctcctgcagctccttttCCCATTACTACTTAAAAGCCGAATGTTGAAAAGTTCTGACATACTCCATGAGCAATTCTCCATCCCAAGGAAAAGGTTACGAAAATACCAGTATGGCAAGCTTAAATAACACAGTGCTTTGGATGTGGAAGCAAAATCCACTTTTTACAGACAactgtgatttgtttcttttcatctgcaCATTTGCAGATGGGGAGACGGgggaaatatatataaaatgactTAACAGCTATCCCAGCGAAGTGAAATCACTTACAAATGTCAGCTGGCTGGAGGGGTTGCACATCTGTGAGGGAGTGAcgagggagaaggggaggaagtgCAACTTCACATTCTTTAAACATTCAAAATGAGGTGTCTCGGTAAACTTCAGCAGCTGTGGTTTGTGCAACATGTGCTTAGTGAGGCATCGTTTGGGTGGGTACGGTGTGAAGTGCAGCACTAAGGAGCAAGCCTTGAGAGCCTTTGCTTTCAAACAGGATTTGGGTAGGGAAGTCAGGTTAAGAATTGCCTTTGTGCATCAGACCGCTGGTCTGTCTCACCCCATGTCCTGCCCCAcggctgcagcaggagatgctgtttAGGAGGCGAGCACATGAGCCTGGCCACTGCCTGTGGCCTTTCCACTTGTCCACCCCTAGTTTGCACAGCCCTGGGATtcaggatgctggagaggattTCCCTGCCTGTTCCCTGTAGTAGTTGTCTGTGTACAGCTGTTTTCCATTAAATTGTCCAATCCTTAACCTGCTTTGGCAGCAGATGTCAGATGTTTGCTACCTGCCAGGTAAAGAAGTATTTTCGTGTGCTTTAAACTGATTTCCTGCTGGTTGCAGTGCGTGCTCCTAGCTCTTGGGTCCTGGCACGCGGCACTTCCACCTTCACCATATCCACTGCACATGGGACATAAACCTCGGCCGTGTCCCCCTTCAACCTTTCCTCTCCACCTGAAGAGTCCCAGCTGCTTAGTCCTTCCTCAGCGGGCAGCTGCCTCAGTCCCTTGACCCCACTGGTTGCCTTTCTTTGTTCTCCCTCATCTGTATGTCTCAGGAAGTTTGTAGTGAGGTTAGATATGCACGCAGCGGTCAAGGTCTGGATATCCTGCAGTTTCATATTGTGCAGAATGGTGCTGTCTGCTTGTTCTCCATCCCGTTCATGAGTTGCCCAACACTCTGGTGGCTTCATCTGCCGTTGAGCCAGTTGTCTGCAGAAGGCTCTTGGTGAGAGACAGAGGACTCATCGGTGGGTCAGTTGGCTTAGCTCTCCCTTCTGCTTTATCTTTACACGTCACAGATTCTTGATTCCTTTTCAATTCATGACCATACAAAATGCAATTTCCCCTTGAGGCTTGTCTGTCTTTAATTACACCTATAAAAGTTCATTGTCTGGCTGAATTCCCCTCCAAGCagtgtcttccttttatctgcCCATGGGTTTTGGCATGGTGGGGCTGTGGAACGGTGGCTTAGCTCCACGAAGGCTCTGCAGTTGGATCCAGTTGAGGTCTAGTGCTTTGGCTGGGAGTGGAGTCGATGTGCAGTTTCAATCTAGTGATGCAATTGATTGGAACAAATGCTGTTCCTAATCCTTCTGAGCTAGTTATGAGGAATTCCTTGGGCTAGGCAGAGCGGAtggttatttttgcttttgtgatcTTGCCTAGAAGTGGTCAGACTCATGGCTTCTGGGAACTGCTGAATGGGACTGGTGTTTCATCAGGTTTCGTACCCAGCTGTTTATCCTTCCCCTTGATCTTCTGCTTGGACTTGATGCAGCTGATGTTGCAAGCCCAAGAAGGCTGGCTTGGTGCACAGGTTCCCGTTTTGATGTGCTCATTCTTATCCTCAGTTGTGAAGTCCCCATAGCGTGTCTGAGTTGGGTGAATGCAGACCCTGGAGGGCTGAAACAGAGTGACTTCCAGCCCTTTATCTTGCTTTTGACAGTGTTAAGATAGTGACCTTGTTGTCACCCATCACACGTACGCTGTGAACAGGGCTTCTTAtggtggcaggggctggagaagCTGGTTTACACTGATTGAAGAACCCTTGACATCTCACCAGATACACGAGTGCCTCTGAAGAGGTGCCTGTGTTCTGCCTTTGGTCTGCAGCGACTGGAGTGTGAGAGGGGGCCCAGGCTGAAAAGCACCAGAGTACACGGTGGGAGGACGATGGAGCCATCTCCTGGCTGTGAGCTCCAGTCACTGCCAGCCCGAGGAGCCCCCTTGTACCTCAGCCCTATGTGAACATACAGCGACTTGTGCTTTTCcacttgttttatttccatatatatatttctgtccAGCCAAAGCATCTTTATTTCAGACACTGACCCTAAAATTCATGCCACTCTAAGATGAGCTGGACAGCTGCTAAACAGCTTCTGGTTGCCTTTATCCCATGCTGGCAGCATGTCTGCTGCATGCTATCGTGTTCTGGTTGTGTCTCTTCATGCCATGAAGCAGCAATACTGCTTGCCATAAATATCTCCCGTCTGAGCCAGCCCAGTTGCAGTCAGCTGTGACTGCCTGGGGAAAGCAGCATGCGTGTGAGGTTACATCAGAGCTGTTGGCATTTTTCTGTGGCTAAAAATGTACACTGGTACCTAAAACTGTCAGTGACGCgttgtgtgttttctgaaagctgctctgtTGTTTGCAGCTCTCTAGCTTCATTCCTCCCGGGAAAGAGCTGGAAAGCTGATCGGCTGCTTGTGGGATGAGGAAGAGCATCACAGGGTAAAGAACAGGGCAGCCTGCTCATGAGGAGACAGGTGTAGCTCTGGGAGCCCACAGCCCGGCCTCAGCTTAAGGAAACAGCGTCAGTGCAGCAGACAGCTTTTAGTCTCTTAAATCCTCTCCAATCCACTTTGAACAGCTCCTCAAAGCAATATGTATTCTGATCTCTGCAGGCAAAGATTGAGCAATTAATTTGATTCAACCGTTaattcatttaaagaaattgaacctgatttgatttaatttaattttattttcctgtaggAGCAACAATGGATTGGCCCCCAAAAAGATGTCGCAGGTGTTGGGATAAGACATCCCATCTGAAATGGAGGTGATCCAGGGAGCTGAACACTGACTGCACCGACATGGGGTTGCGACTCGTGGCTTGTCTCTTCCATTTGCCCACTGCAGTGATCTACGGGTCCCTGTCGctctttgtttccattttgcacAACGTGTTCCTCCTGTACTACGTGGACACTTTTGTCTCTGTTTACAAGATTGATAAACTGTCCTTCTGGATCGGAGAGGTTAGTCTTTTCCATAGGCTTCTGCCCtcttaagaaagaaattgtgAAACCAAACCCGCTTCTTGCTTAGAAGTGTGAAGAGCATTAGCAGCAATAGCAGTGTTCCCCTTTGCAAAGTGAGCCTTCCAAGTGCTGAATTGAACTTTTCAGGCTTTCCCACTCATATAAAGATGGAACAGGCTGGGATAGAAAACCCAGAGACTTTGTTCTTAAGACCGCCTTTCCTTGGGGATATTGGGGTGTTTCACAACAGTGAAAACCACTGCCCTGCTGTGTCAAATCTGGCAGTTGCCCCAGGCAGCAGAATCATCCCGCGGTGTGGGGCAGGAAAGGTGTGCTGGGATGGTTCCTGCTGGTTTTTCACTGTGCCAGCTCAGCACTGCTTGCTTCAGTAACACAGCTGACAGGAGCTGTCCTGTGCTTTGTTTCActgtcctgttttcttccctagACGGTGTTTCTGATCTGGAACAGCCTCAATGACCCTCTGTTCGGCTGGCTGAGCGACCGAGTGTTCCTCAGCACGCAGCAGTAAGTTAGCTCCTGCTTCCAGCAGAGGCTGAGGAATTGTTTAGTCTCTGGGGGAGATGACGTGAAATTGGCAGCTTTAAAATGATGGTGTGGGAATAGTTCCTGAGGCATGGAGCTCTTAAATACCTCCTTTTCCTGGCATCTTTGGCATTCAATACTCTGCATGTTATTTCAGGACTTGGCTGTCACACACTTACCTGGTGTATGTGACCCTAACCCTTAACAATCATATGAGTGGTACAGAGCTCAAAATATGGGTGTCTGAAATCTCAAGCCCCTGCTGTGTGAGCAAACCTCTTAGTGGGGTGTTGGAGGGTGTCTGTACATGGTTCAGGAGACACAGGGGGAAAAGACAATTACTTCCGCTGGAATGCCTGAGGCCAGTTATTCCCAAACTCCCTGTAGCATGGATCACTGTTGGCCATTAGCATTTCTCATGTATTTACATCAAGCTTTTAAGGAAAATCATAGTGTAGCTTCCTGCAACTAATAAAAACTTCAAGTGCTCGTTGAAATCACTTACATGGTGCAAAGCACAGACAGTGCAGCACTGTCAGGAAGACTTGCTCTGAAGAAAACTACCCCTTCATGCTTTTTGGCCTTCTTAAACCcatattttcagtgtattcaCATATTAGCTGAGAAGGTGTCTGGTGTCGGTGCTTGTTATGTAAGCAAAGGCTGTATTTGTGTCTATGCCACTTATACCACTTCCTCGGAGAGGGAGAATGCATGGTCATGCAGGGTTTTGTCCAGGTGTCTAAagtttttgtcttctgttgcaGGCCAGGAGCGGAGATTTCCTCCCCTGAAGTAGTTCTGAAGAGACTCAAAGCACTAAGCCACAATGGCCCCCTCTTTGCCATCTCTTTCCTGGCTTTCTGGGTTGCCTGGGCTCATCCTGGTTTGCAGTTCCTTCTTTGCCTTTGCATGTATGACAGCTTCCTCACCATGGTCGACCTCCATCACAACGCCTTGCTCGCAGACCTGGCTGTTTCAGCAAAAGACAGGACCAGCCTCAACTTCTACTGCTCCCTCTTTAGTGCCATAGGCTCCCTCTCTGTCTTCATGTCCTACGCAGTGTGGAACAAAGAGGACTTCTTTTCCTTTCGCATATTTTGCGTCCTGCTGGCCCTCTGCTCCATCGTTGGCTTCACCCTGTGCACACAGCTGCTCCGCCAGCGCTTTGAGGCTGGTGGGAAAGCCAAATGGGACCAGGAATCAACCCTAAAAGAGTAAGTGTCACCGAATCTGCAGCAGGGACCAAGGCCTGGCATAGATCTGTAGAGTTCTGTTACACGCTGCAACAAATGAAATCTGTGGAAAGATCCAGAACGAGGCAAACTTCTGTTAATCCTCTGTGGTTCTTGTCTGTTGATACAGTTTTCAGAATCACCTCTGTCGCACTGGCTCCTAAATAGGACAAAACTATCTTGTGGCACCCCTGGCCCAAACTGGAGGCAGAGCCCTGACCTGCTGCATGGCCATCCACTGTTTGGAGCATGAAATGAGTTAATATCTAGAGCACCCAGTGGGGCCTGTGACTGGCAAAACATCAGAAGCAGCTTATCGTGACAGCATTCCTGCTTGAGCATGAGGCCACCTTGCTGCCCATTCCCTCTGGAGTGGGACAAGTGAATATCTCTTAcccttttgcttgttttagctACCTGATAGTGGCTGGGCTGTCGGTAGCCACAACGCAGCTGGTTTTCCCCCTTCAGCtcccttgcttttctttgggCTGCCTCACTTGTCATCTCTTGTTATGAGCTGCCAGCATTATGCTGCAGTAACACGGCAGATCTTGATGAGCTGTGCCAGGTGAGCTAACTGCAGGGGTCTGGAAGAGGAGCATATGTGTAGTGGAATGGCTAATAAGAGGATGATGCTTCCATGGACAGATGCTTGAATTTTGGGTTTGGAAGACAAATGTTCTTTGAGAGACCTGTTACCTGTAGTTCTTGCTAGCAATAAGCAAACACTGGTGTAGACTCTGCTGTTTTGATTTGGTCTGGGGAGAGGGATGGTTGGGATGGGAGCTGAGGAGAGGCAGCTCCGCATCTACAAAGGGAGAGCTTGTGCGCTCTCCCCTGCTTGGTGTGAGGGATTTATggttgcttttcctcctctccctttaGGCTGTACATCGAGAAACTATCCGTCCCCCCGGAGAAGAGGATCACCCTGGCAGAGTATCTCCAGCAGCTCTCCCGGCACCGCAACTTCCTCTGGTTTGTCGGCATGAACCTCATCCAGGTGGGCGCAGCAGCGGTGTGTGTGATTCAGAGGATGCGTGGTGCCTCTGCCTGTTTGAGGTGGTGATTCAGCTGCGTGTGAGTTCCCCCAGAGGGCTTGCCAGTGCCCGCTTGCTCTTGGAGCCTCCTGCACATGCCGGCTGATTCAGCAGCTGGTAGCCACTCTCCCTGTTGTGACCCAAGGATACTTCCTGAGTAAGCTGTGGGgtgctccttcctctccctgcagcataAACTGGAGCATGGGGGCTGGATAAGCTCACCACAGCCCATCTGGGGTGCAGAAGCACAAGGCCTG
This region includes:
- the MFSD13A gene encoding transmembrane protein 180, whose product is MGLRLVACLFHLPTAVIYGSLSLFVSILHNVFLLYYVDTFVSVYKIDKLSFWIGETVFLIWNSLNDPLFGWLSDRVFLSTQQPGAEISSPEVVLKRLKALSHNGPLFAISFLAFWVAWAHPGLQFLLCLCMYDSFLTMVDLHHNALLADLAVSAKDRTSLNFYCSLFSAIGSLSVFMSYAVWNKEDFFSFRIFCVLLALCSIVGFTLCTQLLRQRFEAGGKAKWDQESTLKELYIEKLSVPPEKRITLAEYLQQLSRHRNFLWFVGMNLIQVFHCHFNSNFFPLFLEHLLSDQISVSTGSFLLGVSYIAPHLNNLYFLSLCRRYGVYAVVRGLFFLKLALSIVMLLAGPDQVYLLCIFIASNRVFTEGTCKLLNLVVTDLVDEDLVLNRRKQAASALLFGMVALVTKPGQTFAPLIGTWLLCAYTGYDIFQRNPLSTLVSAQPKLQSPAFLEPTLRQGCFYLLVFVPITCALLQLLSWSQFNLHGKRLQMVKAQRQNLTQGQAPEVKTI